The following are from one region of the Nitrososphaerales archaeon genome:
- a CDS encoding enoyl-CoA hydratase-related protein: MGSQQYILVEKKENVAIVRINRPEKLNAMNLDVIKEMGTAMDELDKDDSIKVVIVTGTGEKAFSAGADIEYMSKISPLEAEQYALTGHSTLNKIENLNKPVIAAINGYALGGGCELALSCDIRIASKNAQMGQPEVTIGICPGWGGTQRLMRVVGTARAKDLIYTGRRIGADEAFQMGLVNKVVELPQLIDECMNIAKQIANNSAIAVRVSKTLLNRGTDTDINTGLKLEIFGWTVCFTHPDREQRMAAFVQKSKK; encoded by the coding sequence ATGGGATCGCAGCAATACATTCTGGTTGAGAAGAAGGAGAACGTGGCAATTGTGCGTATAAACAGACCGGAGAAGCTCAATGCAATGAACCTAGACGTGATAAAGGAAATGGGCACTGCTATGGATGAATTGGACAAAGATGACAGCATCAAAGTTGTCATAGTCACTGGTACTGGTGAGAAGGCATTCTCTGCTGGCGCTGATATAGAATACATGAGTAAAATATCCCCATTGGAAGCGGAACAGTATGCTTTGACGGGCCATTCAACCCTGAATAAGATAGAGAACTTGAACAAACCAGTTATAGCTGCAATTAATGGCTATGCCTTGGGTGGTGGATGTGAACTCGCACTCTCATGTGACATTAGGATAGCGTCCAAGAATGCGCAGATGGGGCAGCCAGAAGTAACAATAGGCATATGCCCAGGGTGGGGTGGTACACAGAGGTTGATGAGAGTGGTTGGCACTGCAAGGGCAAAGGATCTGATCTATACTGGCAGAAGGATAGGTGCTGATGAAGCATTCCAGATGGGCCTTGTGAACAAGGTTGTTGAATTACCACAGTTAATAGACGAATGCATGAACATTGCAAAGCAGATCGCTAATAACAGTGCAATTGCAGTTAGAGTATCTAAGACACTGCTTAACAGAGGAACAGATACTGACATAAACACTGGTCTGAAGTTGGAGATATTTGGATGGACCGTATGCTTTACACATCCAGATAGGGAACAGAGGATGGCCGCTTTCGTACAGAAGAGTAAAAAGTAA
- a CDS encoding Hpt domain-containing protein, which produces MNEEYEGIHNQYKREVKESVDRMIQVCEGLGQVANKEGLTTIIQSSHKIKGVSGMMDYPHISELAEEIELLSKLLLEGKLQLVSETVELLREGINILSKHVETDLEQVDPQILEKIRQLRATV; this is translated from the coding sequence ATGAATGAGGAGTATGAAGGCATCCATAACCAATACAAGAGGGAAGTCAAAGAAAGTGTGGACAGAATGATTCAAGTTTGTGAGGGCTTAGGTCAGGTAGCAAACAAAGAGGGATTGACAACAATCATACAATCAAGTCACAAAATTAAAGGTGTTTCTGGTATGATGGATTATCCTCATATTTCAGAACTGGCTGAAGAAATCGAATTATTATCTAAACTCCTCCTTGAAGGAAAGTTGCAACTCGTCTCGGAAACGGTAGAATTACTTCGAGAAGGCATCAACATTTTATCGAAACATGTGGAAACAGACCTGGAGCAAGTTGATCCACAGATACTCGAAAAAATCAGGCAATTGAGAGCAACAGTTTGA
- a CDS encoding HAMP domain-containing sensor histidine kinase, with amino-acid sequence MRLVSKILLITGAVVGIALVNIIILSYFNMLQESYAATLDLANRQILIVRDIKEHSLLIASGGQGERVTASELIYSYEKCANLLSTGGFVNGSQIKSVRDLSPALNEEMHRRWTEYKQNALVVVNEDIFNQDVLDARDYVVQNSSILFNQAGEASRRLQSLELYAQNNISDMQLVGLEHVATAKAIETIGPRLLSYTLEVTGQPTERFGAVQWTELSSELHRLSDRYDSYLTIMLEGGESDIVGGYVNPLPAELRGDWEKVKRTWEPVKKNLDLITEKGMYTQEFYSALQYINNNTEPLLALHLDIISLLRSDMESNSVLTSQVSYTLVISSAFAFAGAALVISRSMIPITKVIAASKQIHAGEYGVQITHKGEDEVGNLVKSFNLMSSAMKKKIKQREEIERAKDEFLAMITHELKTPLVPIQGYSELLLDGTLGELTEEQKDKIRIMHESSLSLSQLIQDLLDARRLELDQMKFSKEKVDAKELVYHAVEIMLPEVARKGAKIRTQIEKPITVTCDRDRIVQVLTNLIKNSVKFVQEQKGIIEIEVREQNGEALFSVKDNGIGIPKDKQEGLFKKFYQVDTGARRKPGGTGLGLAICKGIVEGQGGRIYVDSDTNKGATFYFTLPIG; translated from the coding sequence ATGAGATTAGTATCTAAAATACTGTTAATTACAGGTGCTGTGGTCGGGATAGCACTTGTCAACATCATTATCTTGTCATACTTTAACATGTTGCAGGAGTCCTATGCAGCTACCCTCGACCTAGCCAATAGGCAGATATTGATTGTAAGAGACATCAAGGAGCATTCGCTACTCATAGCATCAGGCGGACAGGGCGAGAGAGTTACAGCATCCGAGCTGATATATTCGTACGAGAAGTGTGCCAATTTGCTGAGCACTGGAGGTTTCGTTAACGGTTCCCAAATTAAATCAGTAAGGGATCTGTCTCCTGCCTTAAATGAGGAGATGCATAGAAGATGGACTGAATATAAGCAAAATGCTCTTGTTGTTGTTAATGAGGATATATTTAATCAAGATGTTTTGGATGCAAGAGACTATGTTGTACAAAACAGCAGTATTCTTTTTAACCAAGCTGGTGAAGCAAGCCGTAGATTGCAGAGTTTGGAGCTCTATGCGCAAAATAACATTTCTGATATGCAATTGGTTGGTCTTGAACATGTAGCAACAGCGAAGGCAATTGAGACAATAGGACCACGCTTACTGTCATACACGCTGGAGGTTACAGGACAGCCCACAGAACGTTTTGGAGCTGTACAATGGACAGAGTTGTCATCTGAACTTCATCGTTTATCCGATAGATATGATTCTTATCTTACCATAATGCTTGAAGGTGGTGAATCAGATATCGTAGGTGGTTATGTAAATCCTCTACCTGCTGAATTGAGAGGTGATTGGGAGAAGGTAAAAAGAACATGGGAACCAGTAAAGAAAAATCTAGATCTGATTACAGAGAAGGGCATGTATACACAGGAGTTCTATAGCGCCTTGCAGTACATAAATAACAACACTGAACCGCTCTTGGCGTTACATCTTGATATAATATCGCTGTTGAGAAGCGATATGGAATCGAATAGCGTGTTGACAAGCCAGGTATCGTACACATTGGTCATATCTAGCGCATTCGCGTTTGCTGGAGCAGCGCTTGTCATTAGCAGATCTATGATACCTATTACAAAGGTGATCGCAGCTTCCAAGCAGATACATGCAGGTGAGTACGGTGTTCAGATTACGCATAAGGGCGAGGATGAAGTTGGCAATCTGGTCAAGAGCTTCAATCTAATGTCTTCAGCAATGAAGAAGAAGATCAAACAAAGAGAGGAGATTGAAAGAGCTAAAGATGAATTTTTGGCAATGATAACTCATGAGTTAAAAACTCCCTTGGTTCCGATCCAAGGTTACAGCGAGCTGCTGCTTGACGGCACATTGGGAGAATTGACTGAAGAACAAAAAGATAAGATCCGTATAATGCATGAAAGTTCTCTATCGTTATCTCAGCTCATTCAAGACCTGTTGGATGCCAGAAGGCTAGAGTTAGACCAAATGAAATTTAGCAAGGAGAAGGTGGATGCAAAGGAGCTTGTTTATCATGCTGTTGAAATTATGCTTCCTGAGGTGGCGCGAAAAGGTGCAAAGATAAGAACACAGATAGAAAAACCCATTACGGTAACGTGTGATCGTGATAGGATAGTTCAGGTTCTAACAAATCTGATCAAGAATTCTGTGAAATTCGTTCAAGAACAAAAAGGTATAATTGAGATAGAGGTTAGAGAGCAGAATGGCGAGGCATTGTTTAGTGTTAAGGATAACGGTATAGGGATTCCAAAGGACAAGCAGGAGGGATTGTTCAAAAAGTTTTATCAGGTTGACACAGGTGCACGAAGAAAACCTGGAGGAACCGGACTCGGACTAGCCATTTGCAAGGGGATCGTGGAAGGACAAGGGGGTAGAATCTATGTTGACAGTGATACAAATAAGGGCGCCACATTCTACTTTACCTTACCAATTGGGTGA
- a CDS encoding response regulator, giving the protein MKRILVVDDSKVITDLTKLILEKSGYECVAANSADKCLDLLDKEKFDLVLLDIAMPGISGLDVLASIGKEEKRKGIKAVLFTASSPTERELEDYRAKGAIGIIKKPIARESLIKQVEKYLTL; this is encoded by the coding sequence ATGAAGCGGATACTAGTTGTAGATGACTCGAAGGTCATAACAGACCTCACAAAACTGATTCTTGAAAAATCTGGGTATGAATGCGTTGCTGCAAATAGTGCTGATAAATGCTTGGACTTGCTAGATAAGGAGAAGTTCGATCTTGTTCTTTTGGACATAGCTATGCCGGGGATTAGTGGGCTTGATGTGCTGGCAAGTATAGGTAAGGAAGAGAAACGGAAAGGCATCAAGGCAGTGTTGTTCACGGCATCCTCTCCAACGGAGCGTGAGTTGGAGGATTACAGGGCGAAAGGTGCTATAGGGATAATTAAGAAGCCTATAGCACGAGAATCTCTTATAAAACAGGTAGAAAAGTACCTTACGTTATGA
- a CDS encoding choice-of-anchor U domain-containing protein, which produces TAVTLSVETSTGTKMVTIGTSAGSFTSYSSVDLSSLPVSERPVVDLPFGLFSFTISGLRAGETVTVTITFPANVPAGSQYWKLQGDSWYQLPNELVGDNDGDNLLTITLTDGGLGDGDGLANGEIVDPGGPGAPATDSISEASGCSYVGFSNDSTAYARCIVIDTKPPVIQSAFVTPNDNVCVQTVDDTRTVRVAFNGREIPEWLGSMGYFCSNEAFPLVIRVVAEDIAGNKSEMIMMNTQSVVTTSSEQTFNAITAKELNPHHGIEGIVIETSQPLRQIRFSTSPEFSKDLHLSETQIMELNGKHLVEVVYKGQYADTPYGKERFGQIYVFGANKGKLATFDVVINDDIRLYKHNEEQKHGMYDLQLISTSVIDTLNLNYVQRAELEAIFAGDELSTTQQNILSMILQLLNV; this is translated from the coding sequence ACAGCTGTGACTTTAAGCGTAGAAACTTCAACAGGAACAAAAATGGTTACCATAGGCACAAGCGCTGGTTCATTCACTAGTTATAGCAGTGTTGATCTGTCCAGTCTTCCTGTTTCGGAAAGACCTGTAGTTGACTTGCCATTCGGACTTTTCAGTTTCACAATATCCGGTCTAAGAGCCGGCGAAACCGTTACCGTTACTATTACCTTCCCAGCAAATGTGCCAGCTGGCTCACAATACTGGAAGTTGCAAGGGGATTCATGGTATCAACTGCCTAATGAACTGGTAGGGGACAATGATGGAGACAATCTTCTAACAATAACGCTAACAGATGGAGGACTGGGAGACGGTGACGGGTTGGCAAACGGCGAAATAGTTGATCCTGGCGGACCCGGTGCGCCGGCAACTGATTCCATATCTGAAGCCAGTGGATGCAGCTATGTTGGATTTTCAAACGATTCTACAGCGTATGCAAGATGTATAGTTATAGATACCAAACCTCCTGTGATTCAATCTGCTTTCGTAACCCCAAATGACAATGTTTGTGTGCAAACAGTTGATGACACACGGACTGTAAGAGTAGCATTTAACGGAAGGGAGATCCCAGAGTGGCTAGGTTCTATGGGTTATTTCTGCAGCAATGAAGCCTTCCCACTGGTGATAAGGGTTGTTGCTGAGGATATTGCTGGAAACAAGAGTGAAATGATCATGATGAATACTCAGAGTGTAGTTACAACATCGAGTGAACAAACCTTTAACGCGATAACAGCAAAGGAGCTGAACCCTCACCATGGTATAGAGGGCATAGTAATAGAAACAAGCCAACCTTTGAGGCAGATAAGATTTTCTACATCTCCGGAATTTAGCAAGGATCTGCATCTTAGTGAAACGCAAATTATGGAGCTTAATGGAAAGCATCTTGTTGAAGTTGTTTACAAAGGCCAGTATGCTGATACACCATACGGTAAAGAGAGGTTTGGGCAGATCTATGTGTTTGGGGCAAACAAAGGTAAATTGGCAACCTTTGACGTTGTTATAAATGACGATATTAGGTTGTATAAGCACAATGAAGAACAAAAGCATGGAATGTATGACTTGCAGCTGATAAGTACATCGGTAATAGATACATTGAATCTAAATTACGTGCAGAGAGCAGAGTTGGAAGCAATATTTGCAGGAGATGAGTTAAGTACAACTCAGCAGAATATCTTAAGTATGATCTTACAGCTTTTAAATGTGTGA
- a CDS encoding winged-helix domain-containing protein, translating into MGTDFPELDQVDKIILEMLNTNARMPSKEIANKIKSKGMDITDRAVRKRIERLEKKGVIRGYTAILAEEKLVDRFNLILLRFKPAKDFSSALERVKEYAKNMPTCVFVAGLSGEWHVAVLLSHESGASLRSESRFIEKFADDISDFRICDFKPEHLNSLYLPILFMSTEG; encoded by the coding sequence ATGGGAACTGACTTCCCGGAACTCGATCAGGTTGATAAGATAATACTCGAGATGCTTAATACCAATGCCCGTATGCCCTCTAAGGAAATAGCTAATAAAATAAAGTCAAAGGGCATGGATATAACTGACAGAGCGGTCAGGAAGAGGATTGAGAGGCTTGAAAAGAAGGGTGTAATTAGAGGCTATACGGCTATCCTTGCAGAGGAAAAGCTAGTCGACCGTTTCAATCTGATTCTTTTGCGATTCAAACCGGCCAAAGATTTTAGCTCGGCACTAGAACGTGTCAAGGAATATGCGAAGAATATGCCAACCTGTGTCTTTGTGGCGGGTCTAAGCGGTGAATGGCATGTAGCTGTACTGTTAAGTCATGAATCAGGTGCAAGTCTTAGGTCAGAATCACGTTTTATAGAAAAATTTGCAGACGATATATCTGATTTTAGAATTTGCGATTTTAAACCTGAGCATCTTAATTCACTGTATTTACCTATCTTGTTCATGTCTACGGAAGGCTAA
- a CDS encoding response regulator, translating into MATNDGQGRFSQSFAEAIKLESNKKYESAYELYLKEADALLERSELQRSALCFLLAGRCKMQTQKSAATEFKKAAEIYLRIADQSKEKLPQEARVAFRCATKCFLRAGLFDRAQEAKRSADSVREGTSEIKQPIMIVDDSQVITMKLEKYVREFGSSNIVICNSGKEAVEKFTELVKERRFPIVLLDMVMPDLNGKEVASRMLSVRPETTIALITADSIDSENVREALANGVGYFLQKPFRYDQIKELLETIQYEENIV; encoded by the coding sequence ATGGCTACTAATGATGGGCAAGGAAGGTTTTCGCAATCATTTGCAGAGGCCATTAAGCTAGAATCAAATAAAAAGTATGAATCTGCATACGAGTTGTACCTAAAGGAGGCAGATGCGCTGCTTGAAAGGAGTGAACTGCAACGTTCAGCACTTTGTTTTTTGCTTGCCGGTCGCTGCAAGATGCAAACACAGAAGAGCGCAGCAACAGAGTTCAAAAAGGCTGCGGAGATCTACCTTCGAATTGCAGATCAATCCAAAGAGAAATTACCACAAGAAGCAAGGGTAGCATTTAGATGTGCAACCAAGTGCTTCCTCAGAGCCGGCTTATTTGATAGAGCGCAGGAGGCAAAGCGATCGGCAGATTCAGTGAGAGAAGGTACCAGTGAAATAAAACAACCTATAATGATAGTGGATGATAGTCAAGTGATTACAATGAAACTAGAAAAGTATGTTAGAGAATTTGGTTCTAGCAATATAGTTATCTGCAATAGCGGTAAAGAGGCTGTAGAGAAATTTACTGAATTGGTTAAGGAACGGCGATTTCCGATAGTTCTACTGGATATGGTCATGCCAGACTTGAATGGAAAGGAGGTAGCATCACGTATGTTAAGTGTAAGACCGGAAACAACAATTGCTTTGATAACCGCAGATAGTATTGATTCTGAGAATGTTAGAGAAGCGCTTGCAAACGGGGTCGGTTACTTTCTGCAAAAACCCTTTAGATATGATCAGATAAAGGAACTATTGGAGACTATACAATATGAGGAAAACATTGTTTAG
- a CDS encoding helix-turn-helix domain-containing protein yields the protein MASTCDFIERNVLHTKIVKLDVKDLERINGKIVETLLELGLTSIEAKVLLFINKKGEMGASEIARNLEIPRTQVYKILEGLQGKGLVYSTLARPAKFRAMAFDKALDFLLQSFKHKLNSLERAKESIMHDWSLLQENEVIAAATVSEEGIQTISGESQINSKVKDLLMRAEKEVVVIANARNLAKFSYDEITDRLQQLASSGVVVKVLTRVQTHQLSLLEEIDRCMIKEIPRGFNETTNFVIADGKELLLLNANKESALWTNSRSFVDTMSFLFSMGWHLHDKGYMLSP from the coding sequence ATGGCTAGCACGTGTGATTTCATAGAAAGAAATGTCTTACACACAAAGATTGTAAAGTTAGATGTTAAAGATCTGGAGCGCATAAACGGCAAGATTGTGGAGACTTTGCTAGAATTGGGTTTGACATCTATTGAAGCAAAGGTTCTACTTTTTATCAACAAAAAAGGCGAGATGGGAGCTTCAGAGATAGCAAGGAACCTTGAAATCCCTAGGACACAGGTGTATAAGATCTTGGAGGGGCTTCAGGGGAAAGGACTGGTATACAGCACATTAGCGAGACCAGCAAAGTTCAGAGCTATGGCTTTTGACAAGGCATTAGATTTTCTGCTCCAAAGCTTTAAGCATAAGCTTAACTCATTGGAAAGAGCAAAAGAGTCTATCATGCACGATTGGTCATTATTACAGGAGAATGAGGTGATTGCAGCTGCAACGGTATCGGAAGAAGGTATTCAAACTATTTCTGGGGAATCCCAAATCAATAGTAAGGTGAAGGACTTGTTGATGCGAGCTGAGAAAGAAGTTGTCGTGATTGCCAACGCAAGGAATCTAGCGAAATTTTCATATGATGAAATTACTGACAGGCTGCAGCAACTTGCATCTAGTGGTGTAGTTGTGAAGGTTCTGACTAGAGTGCAAACACATCAACTATCATTACTTGAAGAGATAGACAGATGTATGATTAAAGAGATACCACGTGGTTTCAATGAAACTACGAACTTTGTCATAGCAGATGGTAAGGAACTGCTTCTGCTAAACGCTAATAAGGAATCTGCCTTATGGACCAATTCAAGGTCATTCGTAGATACAATGAGCTTTCTATTTTCTATGGGATGGCACTTGCACGATAAAGGCTATATGTTATCTCCATAG
- the erpA gene encoding iron-sulfur cluster insertion protein ErpA, whose translation METTQRLINVTPKAAEKVKEFMKQEGRDDLFLRVYVSGGGCSGLSYGMGFEEKPDEDDSVIEEHGIKLLVDSYSARHLKGTEIDYIESLMGAGFKINNPNVTKTCACGHSFSTE comes from the coding sequence ATGGAAACGACACAGAGACTGATAAACGTAACGCCAAAGGCAGCGGAAAAGGTAAAGGAGTTCATGAAGCAGGAGGGGAGGGACGACCTCTTCTTGCGGGTATATGTATCTGGAGGAGGATGTTCTGGTTTATCCTATGGAATGGGTTTTGAGGAAAAGCCGGATGAGGACGATTCTGTCATAGAGGAACATGGCATAAAGTTACTTGTTGACAGCTATAGTGCGAGACATCTGAAAGGTACAGAAATAGATTACATTGAGAGCTTGATGGGCGCGGGTTTTAAGATAAACAATCCCAATGTAACAAAGACCTGCGCTTGTGGACACTCATTCAGTACCGAGTAA
- the dph5 gene encoding diphthine synthase, whose amino-acid sequence MLLLIGLGIYGYAGLSAKALDSLLAVKNIYVERYTSPMPESEIDGLERVMNKEVKVVPRWFVEDGREILSLAKSGDVALLVYGDPLVATTHLELRVRAEREGIKTKVLHAASSITSIIGECGLHVYKVGKIITLTTERQSASSVYNAVYTNLLSGSHTLILLEYNQEKNLFLKPETALEMLLEYEKEQKHGVFSDETFAIVCSRIGMDDQSIVSGKIASLLETDFGDEPHSLVVTGALHFSEADALHVLTKLLDEPTDNSKYVMKIAEQMIAKYVPKARKALDQAKALVSVDKNFGEIFENAAYYISDAEKFLREGKPELAVLSIGYAEGLIDAVRFLKGVDVWE is encoded by the coding sequence ATGCTCTTGCTGATAGGATTAGGAATATATGGCTATGCAGGTCTGAGCGCGAAGGCCCTTGATTCTTTGTTAGCTGTAAAGAACATTTATGTTGAAAGATATACGAGTCCCATGCCAGAATCAGAGATTGACGGTCTTGAACGTGTAATGAATAAAGAGGTAAAAGTTGTTCCCAGATGGTTTGTTGAGGATGGAAGAGAGATCTTAAGCCTTGCAAAAAGTGGTGATGTTGCTCTGCTGGTATATGGTGATCCACTTGTGGCAACAACACACCTGGAACTAAGAGTGAGAGCAGAAAGAGAGGGTATAAAGACAAAGGTGTTGCATGCGGCATCATCTATCACTTCCATAATAGGAGAATGTGGTTTACACGTCTACAAGGTGGGAAAGATTATTACATTAACTACTGAAAGGCAGTCAGCATCAAGTGTTTACAATGCCGTTTACACAAATCTGCTATCTGGAAGTCATACACTAATTCTGCTCGAGTACAATCAGGAGAAAAATCTTTTCCTAAAACCAGAGACTGCACTTGAAATGTTGCTGGAATATGAAAAGGAACAGAAGCATGGAGTTTTTTCAGACGAGACTTTTGCAATAGTATGCTCACGAATTGGAATGGATGATCAAAGCATAGTGTCTGGAAAGATCGCCTCCTTGCTTGAAACTGACTTCGGAGACGAGCCACACTCGCTTGTGGTAACTGGTGCATTACATTTCTCCGAAGCTGATGCCTTGCATGTGCTAACAAAACTTCTCGATGAGCCAACAGACAACTCTAAATATGTAATGAAAATAGCAGAGCAGATGATCGCCAAGTATGTACCAAAGGCAAGGAAGGCACTTGATCAAGCAAAGGCGTTAGTTAGTGTTGATAAGAATTTTGGTGAAATATTTGAAAATGCCGCATACTACATAAGTGATGCAGAGAAATTCCTACGTGAGGGAAAGCCTGAGCTAGCTGTTTTAAGCATTGGTTATGCTGAAGGTCTGATCGATGCGGTAAGGTTTCTAAAAGGCGTTGATGTATGGGAGTAG